The stretch of DNA aaggaaaacaacaaatgaaataaaacacaacttttttttatcgtCTACTATATGCGCTTCTCTATCTCCCACTTACACTATAGGaaacagaatatatatatatatatatatatattattttttattttacagaaaatgatAGGAATTTTAAGAATTATTTGACTGTTTTTATCTTGTGGGCAAACGTTGAATGATCAACAAACATCCATATACACAATCAGTCatcctttgtctttttttttttctttttttttcagtcaagTGGTGTATTAACACAAATCGAGATCACAcctctatatatagaagaacATATCCAAAAGGACCAAAACATATGGTAAGAATGAAAATGATTAAACAACatactatattaaaaaactGAAAGGAATTGAAGAAAGTACAATAGATGTCGGCGGATCTGATTTGTATTGAATGTGAGACTGATTTAATTGATTGAAGCTAATTTCTATCCATATTTTAGGAGGAAAATACATGCAAAGTATTCTAAATATCATCCATGATCAACTAGAACCTTTTAGGAAATCATATCTACTCATCATTATTCAAAaccaacgaaaaaaaaagaaacaaatcccACAAATGaaccccaaaaaaaaggaaaaaataaagacGTAAGTATAAAAACATAGTGAATCTTTGGCCTAATCatccggttaggttaaaaaAATGTCGTGGTCGTGAATCGTGATAGACCCATATATCTTCAATCTTCATCAATGTAATTATTAGCGTGTTAATTCTACACACCATCCTACTACTCATATATACtactagtttttttcttttttcctcttatTAGacttcttaattatatatactttactAGTTGGCCACTCAAAATTGAAAGTTGCCCTAAATGTGAGgacttcttctacttttttttttttcttatctcctGTTGTATATTTTAGTAGCAAATGAACATAAGAAGTAATTTAATACGGTTAAGACTTAAGACCAAGTCATTTGTTCCCATTCCCAAAAAGGTAGTGATAGCCCATCAACCATCTCTGAGATGCTTTGTGTATTAATAGTAGTAGCATTCACCGGCAAATCAACATTGTTTCCTCCTGAATGTGAAGTTTCTGGTGAGGTTGATATTGTAACACGAGATGATGTCTCCACTCTATTGCTAGGAACCTTTCTCTCTATCCCATAAGCTTCTGTGGGACGTCTGTCAAAGGCCCTCGAGCTTCCTGACTTTATGTAGATTCTACAGATACTGAATTCGTTCCTCAGCTATATTGAAATAGCAACAAACTTTGTTAAAACCTTTTCTGATCAAGAaagattaacattttttttctaattagaTATTCTCAGTTATTTAGACATTAACGTATGCATCTTAGGATGGTAGAAAACTATAAATTCGatgaaattaatatatataaaccaatagAGAAAAATATGCATGATGcttgatattttttggtttttttatcattttatgtaTGCATGATTTGGGTAATTTCAAATACTTAAAAACACATGTAAACCGTTTAAATCTACCGCTCACTCTTTTACCACATACTGTATATCACTTTTGAAAAGACTTGCAAGGtaaaaccttatatatatatatatataatataatatgagaaggttttctccTAACTTTGCATACCACGATGACATTTGGCATCATATATTTTCGACACTTGTCCTCACTTCTTAATtatcaaattcttttaattcatatttttttaaaattacatatattatttttcatattcactaaattacaatgatatttctgtactaaaaatatattgacatttgtgcaatgtccttttagtaattacatatagaaattatttatcaatattttatatattaccataACACTATAATTTTGCATaggtatcatttatcaatattttatataattactataacattataattttgcaaataagaaagcattaaatattaatattataattttagacaaaagaaatttctgataattaaagatttaaatattaatatcataaatctggaaaaatataatgtgatggtCATTAAATTCTTTACTAACTTCAAgctataaaaaatttataatattataataattatttgttgacaaaaaagttataatatatgttacaaaaattatttttatttgatataataatatatattaataacatttttttactcaattctAAACTAAAATTCAGTTCGCATTTAATATGTTCAATAGATATAAAGTAtgtgataaaaatatagaaatatctaacTGAGAACTTTATTTTCTAAATGCATTTAatcaaaaaacacaaagaattaTATTTCTAGAACACATATGCATTTgaagtcatttgtataattcattaagatgaaaatattttgttgctaaaacattcaaattataatgataaaacttttaaacatgtGTGAAGCATGCTGGTAAtagataaatatcaaaattactTATGCTACCTAtagttatctaattaataaaattaattacacaTAAAATGAAGGAAGAGCATGAGTTTCGGCTCAAGAAGAGGttattcgagaaattcaagctATAGTCTCGCTCTTCTTGGAGGTGTCTGGTTTagaaaatattgatgttttatagattatgttaaGAGTggacaaactaacacataatgtcCATGTTCAgccacattttattttatacataatcAGTGTTCTTTTCCCCAATGTAAAAATGTTTGTACGTCTTGATTATGCATCAAAACATGAAGAGCTCTATATTTTATGGGatacaaactaaatattttaaaataatctttcatattaattttttttttcaatttaatgcTTAACTAATCAATAGTTATTCATTTTAAGTGACTgagaatacttatttaaaaacaaaacaaataacaaacgtAAGATAAATatcgaaacacaaaatataaaattttaaatgttttaataaatttaaatatgttaaaattattataaagttctagtatatatatatatatatatttacacatcTATGATAATGATTTTGGACAGAATCATATATATCTAGAGTAATTCGTTTTGATATTTCTCTcttgtaataatttttgtttaaaaagattATACAGTTAGTTCGCTGCACATGGTTGTCCAAAAAGGGTTTTGAgactatattttatattagaaTTCCTCatataaaatttggtgtttaagaaaaagaaaagtctgttcaattagtatatatttgatgaaaattttcattttaaagatgTGATTATGCACCTTTGGGTTTGTAGATGCACTGGCTGTTTCATCAACAGCTTTATACTCATTCATCTTCCACTTTGTTTTTCTCCCAGTAGGTGCTTTTCCGGTATAGAATACCATCGTCTTCTTAACTCCGATCACTCGGTTATCAGGAGAGAACACGGGGCCTGGTGAACCAGTTGCTTTCCAGTATCCTGAACGAGTGGTCCTGCTTGGTCTTCCTCCTCTAGCTTCCCGCTCTTGTCTTGGCACGAAGAAAAGCCATTGTTCTGCATCTCCTCGACACCTCTCTCCCGCAAgatctacaaacaaaaacacacaccgAGAACACACTTCTCAATTTTTGTGTAAAACCTCACTTTATGTATGTACGCTTACAtggtaatttaaacaaaaatatatttataggaaATTATATTGTTTAGTGTTAGGAATACCTATAATTCTTTTGTATATAGTTGTTTTACATATAATCTCAAACGCAAACGGAAATAAATCCTAcctattgtttttgtttataaaaatttaaccaacCTATATAGTTACTTACagctacaaaataaataaacataaaatacaaacaaacaattaaacCTATATTTCATGTTTACAATCTCAAGATGACATTTATCTACTCAAGAAACGCAAGAAGGAAGACTCTACAGTGAGACGACGTGACGTTATGCGCTCCTTAATATTTGATTACACATCTAGACGACAAACATATCATCGACATGATTTATAGGTAGTGATTGCATACGTACTTGGAAGCTGAGTAGGCTCAACGCTAAACACATCAAGGATTGGTATGAGGCTGTGAATGGTGGCATTTCCTCCACTGAGCTGGATTCTTAGGTAGAACGTAAGAAGCTCTTCTTCCGTCGGATAGAACCGAAACCCTACACGAAGCTCTTCCCCCATTTGTTTCTTGAGTAAAAGTGAAACCTCATGAGCTCATGATGAGTATAAATAGTTGCCAAGTAGCCagagattagtttttttctccGAGTGAAATAGGAAAAGTTTTACGCGTTTGGACTTTAGTTTTTGGTCGAGTGTATTATTATTTgtcttttcatattttgttggaGAATTGGCCACGGGCCCATATGTGTGATAATTTCGTTCCATTTCTATCATGTCTATACGTGTGACAGTGAGTGCTTTTTCTCAAACCACATACCTTTATCATTGAATAAGTCAAGGCTTCTTCTTAATAAGTCTCctacaaatatatattcattttttatatatataattgataaaactaatataaattcATTACTATATCCTCGCATTTTCCATTGTTACATCCATCTCCATGCATGCATGTTCTGTTTTGGGTAAATGCCTcgaaattaataaatcatataaagacattttttatatattgatccAAATCCAACCATATTGAGCCATCAAACACACACAATGATCCAACCATAGTTAATTCGATCAGCACTCCAGACTCCAGTAGCAAATCCGATCTTAGGTTGATGCCTatacataactttttttataatatatatatatatatatatatatatatatatatatatattactttctTCTATccaatgttttataaaattggACCTTTTTAGAGATAACTATTCTGGCATCAGCTAtgacgtgttttttttttgtttttttcgaattagctatattaatatcaaaattgtagttaataattttcttcattttgtagCTAGAAGTATTTTTTTCTACAGAAACATATATTGTTTTCATGATGTCGCTCTATTGATGATTCTGTAGACATATTTGAGAGTTGACACatagacaagaaaaaaatgtatagtgATATACTTTATATGAATATCCATACCTACAACCTACTCAATattataagaaatttagaaagtTGTTAGATAATAATCGAACAATTTAAAGATGCTTAATTTATGTAGCCGCCGCGCAATTACTCAATGACTGAAATTAAGTAGAAAATATTGTGTAGAAATGATACGataatgtatttatattttttgaaaattttaaaatataatattttcaagttGAAGAAAgaattcattttgtttttacttccaaaataaaattttcggTTTTAGGGGTTAGTGTTGAAAATTTAGGGGATGTATTCAATCTAACATTGCAAGTGAATTGagttttaatgaaattttaaataatttttgatgattttaggaaagttgatatgatttattgtaaaattctttcaaattctacctaaaatcatgagatttggatttctgtatttttaactaaacaaaacctCTTAATTCCTCCACAATCCttgaaaatcattaaaatccaaatccacaaactgttttgaataacagtgaattttaaattaaatttttaaatcattcgtttaataacagtagattttaaagtgtttttttaaattatcagttcaataaccgtggatttaaatttattcataatataCGAACTCCAAGTTTAAATTGATAcctttaatatgttaaatttggatttagttATGAgtttccaactcaaaaccaattggtaaTAAGTGGAGAAATCCTAACTCATTTTATATCACTTGATAATTTTTTCAATTACCGATATGAGACGTATTACACTAACACCCCCTCTTCTCCGCTTTCCACGCTCAGCATGACTATATGAAGCGTGGGCATATGTGGGAATAACATCTACAAGTTGGCCCAGCAATCGGTTGGCTTTCATACCATATTAAATTAGGGTTCAATTATGAGGTTccaattcaaaataaataggCAATATATAGAAGCCATAACTTTTAATatcatttgataattttttcaaCTATATCTGATGTAGAAAgtattacattaatttatataataataacaaaccgAATAATCGCGACCaatagttgtgttttttcaatcgtaccttttaaatttaaattttttttttttccaaaatacttCCCTCGCGACATCNNNNNNNNNNNNNNNNNNNNNNNNAGGtaataataaagtgcagaaagtaaagaacacaagaactttgttaacgaggttcggttttttcctactccccgggaccacgtcaagatttcgattccactagaacaagaaagcaaatacaacctattcgcaaacgcgtaaattaagcacaaccctcttaattcaccgctccattctataacatgaaatattaaggataattctctacccttaactagactaacaccaagcctagattcaaaccaagataacctaaccttgggctaaactcccctgagcctagacttcagatcttcaactctcttgaattcacacacacgtcacaccgacgaacaaagaagcttgatcacaagcaccaaaccgcgaaactaagccgcataccaacagaaagctctctaggGTTCTAACCTTTATGCAtcagctctcttgcttctctaggacgtgcctaacacctccttatatacccatcaagaCTTCCTAATNgcagaaagtaaagaacacaagaactttgttaacgaggttcggtttttcctactccccgggaccacgtccagatttcgattccactagaacaagaaagcaaatacaacctattcgcaaacgcgtaaattaagcacaaccctcttaattcaccgctccattctataacatgaaatattaaggataattctctacccttaactagactaacaccaagcctagattcaaaccaagataacctaaccttgggctaaactcccctgagcctagacttcagatcttcaactctcttgaattcacacacacgtcacaccgacgaacaaagaagcttgatcacaagcaccaaaccgcgaaactaagccgcataccaacagaaagctctctaggGTTCTAACCTTTATGCAtcagctctcttgcttctctaggacgtgcctaacacctccttatatacccatcaagacttcctaatcacAATAGGAGAATATTTCCAAATCTCATAAGAAAAataccttttcctttttgctatttttttttccttgtaaaacttcaatttaatcaaccaaagaaatagtagttttcctattcaattcatcctcaaaccgtccttcaataattccttctcaaaccttctagaaacttctcacacACATAAAACACCAACAATCTtgtatcacgtcttgaatcacacagacactacttcagccattcaatacatcttcattctccccctttttgactatgCTTGTGAACTCATCAGTTCAAACACCTAAACAACATCACCAgacacatcttcattctccccctaAATGAGTCACAACATGGTCAAAACTAACTGGAAAATTCTCCCCGCTTTGCAATACGCGGTTGATAGCCTAGTACACCACCTCCATAGAACTCATCTTTTCTAACCCAAATCTTATTGCGTCTTAGACCTCCATGATTAAACTCTCGAATGAATTTGAAACAATTCCTCTTACTATGTCCTTGAACTCCACAATGATAACATGTAGGACCACAAAACCTTACATCAAAAGCATTCTCCATGCGGCTCCTCTCTCTCAACAATCTGAAACATCTTGGCCTAATATGCCCAACAACACCACAATGATGACAAACAGGTCAAAATACTTGTCTAGGTGCATTCTGCTCTTTCACAAAAACTGAAGCAACCTCTATAGCAGACTCTGAAGTACGCTTTGAAGCCGACGTGATTTTTCCACTTGAAACAAACACCGGATccgattttgaaacttttccttCATATCCAAGGCCACACTTATCTGTCTTGCCAATACTCAGAATATGATCTAACTTCTTTGTACCATTATTAAGCATCCTCAaattattttgagtttcttcaagttgcactttagcttgtaatgcttcttctcccttctctgTTGCATGTTTCTCTGCTTCAATGACTTTGGCCTCTAACTGGAGCTTCTCcttaatcaaaactgaattttCATCAACTACCTTAAGCCAATGTGCATACAACTTCTCATAACTCTTACCAAGTTCTTCATAGCTCATATCCTCTGAATCACTATCATTCTCAGACTCATGCTCTGTTGCAGTTAAAGGTTTTGCTGCAGATTCAGAAGCAGTTGCAGACACTGTTGCAGACGCTGATTTAGAACtatcttcaaaagttgtaaacgccacaaaattcttcatatcttcttcttcatctgaatcagtttcagaatcactagtaacaacattcatagccttcttcttatgcttttgtAGATTGGCACAATCAGACCGTACATGACCATATCCTTtgcattcaaaacattgaacattctttgatgaagtcttcatctcttcacccattctacttttcttctcttcgcccTTACGCTTCAGAAATTTAGCAAATTGTCTTGATAACATAGCCATTGAATCTTCACAAGATGATACCTTAAGAGCAACTCCAatgtcaacttccttctttattgATTCCttaacttcatcatctttcttctttactccttcagcttcatatgctttgcttaattcaaaagctttaagaatgccaacaaactcatcaaaagccatctcatctaaattgtgagcttcttcaactgcagaaatttttgactcaaattttgcaGGCAATGACCGCTtcaacttcttcacaagctttttgtctttggaCTGCTTTCCAAGAGCAAAAGCCTCATTAGAAATATCACATAACTTAGCACTGAACTCAGccacagttttttttcttccatccttagattctcaaattgtgATGCCAACATATCCAGCTTTGTTCTCTTAACACTTGAAGTACcctcaaacatattctccaatgaCTTCCATGCTTTTTGAGCTGATACACATTGAGAAATCAACTTGAAGTGGCTTGAATCAATACAACTGTAAATTGCCGTCTTGGCTGTAGAATTACAACTTGATAACTTTTTCTCTGCAGTAGTCCACTTATCTCTTGGCTTAAGACACTTAACTCCTTTATCATCCACGAATTTAGGGGGCTCCCAACCAAGCTCAATCGAATTCCAGCAATCTTTATCAAGGTTACTACTAAACGCTTGCATACGAATCTTCCAATATCCATaatttgataaatcaagcaacgGTGGTCTTGTCATAGACGTGCCTTCTCTGTAAGAAGTCATCACAACTGATTCAAAGCTCTTCCTAACTTCCTGAATTACCCTCACCCTTGATCTACCCGAAACTAGACTGAATCTCTATCAAGAACCcactctgataccacttgtaaatgcggatgaggcaataataaagtgcagaaaataaagaacacaagaactttgttaacgaggttcggttttcCCTACTCTccgggaccacgtccagatttcgattccactagaacaagaaagcaaatacaacctataCGCAAACGTGTAAAttaagcacaaccctcttaatacACCGCTctgttctataacatgaaatcttaaggataattttctacccttaactagactaacaccaagcctagattcaaaccaagataacctaaccttgggctaaactcccctgagcctagacttcagatcttcaactctcttgaattcacacacacgtcacaccgacgaacaaagaagcttgatcacaagcaccaaaccgcaaaactaagccgcacaccaGCAGAAAGCTCTCTAGGGTTCTAACCTTTATGCAtcagctctcttgcttctctaggacgtgcataacacctccttatatacccatcaagaATTCCTAATCAcaataggagaagatttccaaatctcataaaaatactttttcctttttgctattttccttttccttgtaaaacttcaatttaatcaaccaaaaaaatagtagttttcctattcaattcatcctcaaaccGTTCTTCAATAATtccttctcaaaccttctagaaacttctcacacACATAAAATACCAACAATCTTGTATCACGCCTTGAATCACACAAACACTACTTCAGCCATTCAATACATCTTCATGTCTGAGTCCTAGTATAATATAGAGgctattgaaaaatatattgttatttataatgccgaagatatttcatatttgaCAGGAATGAACAGAGAAAACTTAttcgagacaaaaaaaaaaaaaaagtcagtcAATTGTGCCACGAGGTTTTCgcgaacaaaacaaaatgttgtaAGGAGTAGGAAccaaaagcaaagaaacaaagaagggTGAGATAGATGTTAGTGTGGTCCTCTTATAATAGTTATCCAAGAGTGATTTAAATCGGGTGGAAAGTTTTAATTAAGTTCAGTTACCACGTGATCACTTAACAGTACTGATCAATGAAGAgaacaacaaaatggtgttgacaggaagaggaaagaaaaaaaggaaggcTGCCAATATCAAAAGTGCAAGtgtaaaaacatttatatgCACGAATAGTAAACGTTAGGCTAATTGGTCCATTAGGTTCACACAAGTAAACATTTCTAGAGAGATCAATATAATCACTCTTAaatacattaaacataaacatatactACAGTTTTTAACCTTTACCCAAgtgtttttttacttcaaacGTTGAAAGATCGTTGGAAAGCATTCGTGGTGTTTCCTATGACACTGACTGTTTTTTCTTGGCGTAGATCCATCTACTGCCAGATATAGTCGAAGAGACGACAACTATCCCAAAAAACAAACcattacaattttcaatacaaaaatttcaagaaatatttaaCAACACCgctactttttattattgtaataatgCCCATGGGTTGGTCTGTTATTATTAATGTGGATTTAACCCTTTTTGACCGACGTCGACAGTGAACAAAATTACAAGGCAAAATTTTGAGCAATATACTCTTTCACCAATGTG from Camelina sativa cultivar DH55 chromosome 9, Cs, whole genome shotgun sequence encodes:
- the LOC104710898 gene encoding putative NAC domain-containing protein 61, translating into MGEELRVGFRFYPTEEELLTFYLRIQLSGGNATIHSLIPILDVFSVEPTQLPNLAGERCRGDAEQWLFFVPRQEREARGGRPSRTTRSGYWKATGSPGPVFSPDNRVIGVKKTMVFYTGKAPTGRKTKWKMNEYKAVDETASASTNPKLRNEFSICRIYIKSGSSRAFDRRPTEAYGIERKVPSNRVETSSRVTISTSPETSHSGGNNVDLPVNATTINTQSISEMVDGLSLPFWEWEQMTWS